A single region of the Candidatus Parcubacteria bacterium genome encodes:
- a CDS encoding D-glycerate dehydrogenase, with product MKTVFVTRRIPESGIKLLESKGCVVDVSSKDGVLSKEELVSALRAKPYDAVLCLLTDKIDGEVFDAAPQAKIFANYAVGFNNIDLEAAKERGVIVSNTPDVLTETVAEHTVALLLALASRVTEGDRFTKEGKYVGWDPLLLLGTDLSHKTLGILGAGRIGARVAHHLSRGFDMNVAYYDVKRNEQLEQEYRATYYATPEEVLAVADAVTIHVPLLPSTQHLLNKERLGMMKPSAFLVNTSRGPVIDEVALVEALKGGVIRGAALDVFENEPALAPGLASLPNVILTPHIASATGETREKMSTIAAENVLSFFETGIAPNAVKA from the coding sequence ATGAAAACAGTCTTCGTGACCCGTCGCATACCGGAGAGCGGCATTAAATTACTGGAATCGAAAGGATGTGTGGTAGACGTGAGTTCCAAGGATGGCGTGCTTAGCAAAGAGGAGCTTGTCTCCGCTCTCAGGGCGAAGCCCTATGACGCAGTGCTCTGTCTGCTTACGGATAAGATAGATGGGGAAGTATTTGATGCGGCTCCGCAGGCGAAGATCTTCGCCAACTATGCGGTGGGTTTCAATAATATAGACCTGGAGGCGGCAAAGGAGCGCGGGGTGATCGTCTCTAACACGCCGGACGTGCTCACCGAGACGGTGGCGGAACACACGGTGGCGCTTCTCTTGGCGCTGGCTTCGCGGGTGACGGAGGGGGATCGCTTCACCAAGGAAGGGAAGTACGTAGGCTGGGATCCGCTCCTTCTTCTTGGTACGGACCTCTCGCACAAGACGCTCGGTATTCTCGGAGCGGGTCGTATCGGTGCGCGCGTGGCACATCATCTCAGCCGCGGTTTCGATATGAATGTCGCCTATTACGACGTGAAGAGGAACGAACAGCTGGAGCAGGAATACCGCGCCACCTATTACGCGACGCCGGAGGAAGTGCTCGCTGTTGCGGATGCGGTTACCATCCACGTGCCGCTACTGCCTTCGACTCAGCACCTTCTTAATAAGGAGCGCTTGGGAATGATGAAGCCGTCTGCTTTTTTGGTGAACACTTCCCGGGGTCCGGTCATTGATGAAGTGGCGCTGGTAGAGGCCCTTAAGGGAGGAGTCATCCGCGGCGCGGCGCTCGATGTGTTCGAAAATGAGCCTGCGCTCGCTCCGGGCTTAGCCTCGCTCCCAAATGTCATCCTCACCCCGCATATAGCTTCGGCTACAGGGGAGACCCGCGAGAAGATGAGTACCATAGCGGCGGAGAACGTCCTTTCCTTCTTTGAGACGGGGATAGCACCGAACGCGGTCAAGGCCTAG
- a CDS encoding transketolase: MEHLDDQTIKRLEQQANAIRISIIKMLMAAGSGHTAGPLGMADIFTALYFHSLRHNPKDPLWEDRDRLVLSNGHICPVLYATMAHAGYFPLEKLETLRTFGSALQGHPHREWLPGIETSSGPLGSGLSQAVGMALADRIDRGSASGRYVYALLSDGELDCGNTWEAAMLAGKEKLHNLIGFIDRNNIQIDGFTEDIMPLEPLRAKWEAWNWHVLEVNGHDFEEIIGAIEEAKAIFEKPTMILAHTIPGKGVPAFEKKFEWHGKPPLKEEGEMALKALGAVE, encoded by the coding sequence ATGGAGCACCTTGATGATCAGACGATAAAAAGGTTGGAGCAGCAGGCGAATGCCATACGCATCTCCATCATCAAGATGCTCATGGCTGCTGGCTCAGGGCACACTGCTGGTCCTTTGGGTATGGCGGACATTTTCACTGCACTCTATTTCCACTCTCTGCGTCATAATCCCAAAGATCCTCTCTGGGAAGATCGCGATCGCCTCGTGCTCTCCAATGGCCACATCTGCCCAGTACTCTATGCCACCATGGCTCATGCGGGGTATTTCCCATTAGAGAAACTTGAGACGCTCCGCACATTTGGTTCGGCGCTCCAGGGACATCCGCATCGGGAATGGCTGCCGGGGATTGAGACGAGCTCGGGACCTCTCGGTTCTGGTCTCTCTCAGGCGGTGGGCATGGCCTTGGCGGATAGGATTGATCGCGGCTCCGCTTCTGGCCGCTACGTCTATGCGCTGCTCTCGGACGGAGAGCTCGATTGCGGCAACACCTGGGAGGCAGCCATGCTCGCAGGTAAGGAGAAGCTCCACAATCTCATCGGCTTCATTGATCGCAACAATATACAGATAGACGGCTTTACTGAGGACATCATGCCGCTTGAGCCTCTTCGCGCGAAGTGGGAGGCGTGGAACTGGCATGTACTCGAGGTGAACGGGCACGACTTCGAGGAGATTATTGGCGCTATTGAGGAAGCTAAAGCAATTTTCGAAAAGCCAACTATGATCCTGGCACACACCATCCCCGGCAAGGGCGTGCCCGCTTTCGAGAAGAAGTTCGAGTGGCACGGAAAGCCGCCCTTAAAGGAGGAAGGGGAGATGGCGTTAAAAGCTCTGGGAGCAGTAGAATAG
- a CDS encoding RpiB/LacA/LacB family sugar-phosphate isomerase, translated as MTIYLSSDHAGFALKNHLVEYLNNLGYIAVDKGPYSEDPTDDYPDMVRLVTEEVLKEPHSVKGIVLGGSGQGEAIAANRFNGIRAAVYYGGSLDVIRLSREHNDANVLSLGARFVSTTEAEEAVKVWLETSFSKEERHVRRIAKLDSN; from the coding sequence ATGACCATCTACCTCTCTTCCGACCACGCAGGCTTCGCCCTCAAGAACCATTTGGTCGAATATTTGAATAATCTTGGCTACATCGCTGTGGATAAGGGTCCCTACAGCGAAGACCCGACGGATGACTATCCGGACATGGTGCGACTTGTTACGGAAGAGGTGCTCAAGGAGCCCCACTCCGTGAAGGGGATCGTGCTCGGAGGTTCCGGCCAGGGTGAGGCTATTGCTGCTAATCGTTTTAATGGGATTCGCGCCGCGGTCTACTATGGCGGATCACTCGACGTCATCCGCCTCTCTCGCGAGCACAATGATGCCAACGTGCTTTCCCTCGGCGCGCGTTTTGTTTCTACTACTGAAGCAGAGGAGGCGGTGAAAGTTTGGCTCGAAACTTCTTTTTCCAAAGAAGAGCGGCATGTCCGCCGCATCGCTAAACTAGACTCAAACTAA
- a CDS encoding HD domain-containing protein, whose protein sequence is MDDKKITQFLFEIGTLRRVPRMHRQTLLIDDTSDNIATHSYRVGLIGWFLAKMEKADPYKVVMMCLCHDMSEARTGDHNWVHKRYVKIFEEEIRKDQLGTLPFNDLRDLAGEYDARESKEAIIAKDADILDQLLLLKEYAWQGSREAELWLTGKDSSDGLASGNKQLQLLRTESAKRLGEVIFSEKPSDWWNNIWTHKNK, encoded by the coding sequence ATGGACGACAAGAAAATTACTCAATTTCTCTTTGAAATAGGAACTCTAAGGAGGGTGCCGCGGATGCATCGGCAAACCTTGCTTATTGACGATACCTCGGACAATATCGCCACTCATTCATATCGCGTCGGACTTATCGGCTGGTTCCTAGCGAAGATGGAGAAGGCTGATCCGTATAAGGTCGTGATGATGTGCCTATGTCATGATATGTCCGAGGCGCGTACCGGTGATCATAACTGGGTGCACAAAAGGTATGTGAAGATTTTTGAGGAAGAAATACGGAAAGATCAATTAGGCACTTTACCCTTTAATGATTTAAGAGACTTGGCGGGAGAATATGACGCGCGGGAGAGCAAGGAAGCGATCATCGCGAAAGATGCCGACATTCTAGACCAACTCTTGCTTCTTAAGGAATATGCTTGGCAAGGCAGCCGGGAAGCCGAGCTTTGGCTGACTGGTAAGGACTCAAGCGATGGATTGGCTTCTGGGAACAAGCAGCTTCAGCTTTTGCGCACGGAAAGCGCGAAACGCCTCGGAGAGGTTATTTTTTCAGAGAAACCGTCAGATTGGTGGAATAATATTTGGACGCATAAGAATAAATAA
- a CDS encoding carbohydrate kinase family protein, with amino-acid sequence MSKPFDLVAIGDTATDAFIRLKEAHVNCRIDTKACEICMSFGDKIPYESATIIAGVGNSANAAVSGARLGLSTALVSDIGNDLYGKEVLASLSGNRVATDFVRTHEKKTTNYHYVLWYGAERTILVKHEEYLYALPDIGEPRWVYLSSLGANSVSYHRDILKYLLDHPRIKLAFQPGTFQIKIGPSELKLLYKRTDIFFSNLEEAQTITGIKAKDVGLLLKGMAELGPKIVVLTDGPRGAYAYENGSMRSMPAYPDPKPPLERTGAGDAFSSSVVAALAQGKTLQEGFEWGMINAMSVTQHIGAQEGLLTQADISALLSKAPSNFKFQKLV; translated from the coding sequence ATGTCGAAGCCCTTTGATCTCGTAGCTATCGGCGACACCGCCACTGATGCATTCATCCGCCTCAAGGAGGCGCACGTCAATTGCCGTATCGATACGAAAGCCTGCGAGATATGCATGAGCTTCGGGGACAAGATCCCCTACGAATCTGCCACCATAATCGCCGGCGTGGGTAATAGCGCGAACGCAGCCGTTTCTGGCGCGCGCCTCGGCCTCTCTACCGCCCTCGTAAGCGACATCGGAAATGATCTCTACGGCAAAGAAGTCCTTGCTTCCCTCTCTGGCAATCGCGTGGCTACCGACTTCGTCCGCACCCACGAGAAGAAGACGACGAACTATCACTACGTGCTCTGGTATGGCGCGGAGCGCACGATACTCGTGAAGCACGAGGAGTATCTCTACGCTCTCCCCGACATCGGCGAACCAAGATGGGTCTACCTCAGCTCGCTTGGTGCAAACTCCGTCTCATACCACCGAGACATTTTGAAATATCTGCTCGATCACCCCCGCATCAAGCTCGCTTTTCAGCCAGGGACGTTTCAGATAAAGATAGGACCTTCGGAGTTAAAGCTTCTGTATAAGCGCACGGACATATTTTTCTCGAACCTAGAGGAAGCGCAAACTATCACCGGCATAAAAGCCAAGGACGTAGGACTCCTCCTTAAAGGCATGGCCGAACTCGGACCAAAGATAGTCGTGCTTACGGACGGCCCGCGCGGCGCCTACGCGTATGAAAATGGAAGCATGAGGAGCATGCCTGCCTACCCTGATCCTAAACCTCCTCTGGAGCGCACCGGAGCAGGTGACGCTTTCTCCTCAAGCGTAGTTGCCGCACTCGCTCAAGGAAAGACCCTCCAGGAAGGCTTTGAATGGGGCATGATCAACGCTATGTCAGTGACCCAGCACATAGGTGCTCAAGAAGGCCTCCTCACCCAAGCGGATATCTCCGCCCTTCTTTCGAAAGCGCCCTCTAATTTTAAATTCCAGAAACTCGTTTAG
- a CDS encoding transketolase family protein yields the protein MLNPDSKLNLKLFDADVEQAPIRKGFGEGLLAAGEADERVVGLCADLTDSTQMHLFKAKFAQRFVEMGVAEQNLAAVASGMAAMGKIPFITSYAMFSPGRNWEQIRTTICYNDRPVKIVGSHAGVSVGPDGGTHQAIEDIAIMRVIPRMVVISPCDSIEAKKATVAAAKTKTPVYIRLAREKTPIITTEDTPFEIGKAQVLWTSEKPAVTIVAVGALVHKALVAAKQLESEGVQTEVINLSTIKPLDKETLLQSVRKTHKVVTVEEHQVAGGMGSAVAELLGEEEPARITFVGVRDVFGQSGKPEELLEHYGMGVSHIVAAAKSL from the coding sequence ATGTTGAATCCTGATTCAAAACTAAACCTCAAGCTCTTCGATGCTGACGTCGAACAGGCACCAATTCGCAAGGGCTTCGGTGAGGGGCTCCTTGCTGCTGGGGAGGCGGATGAGAGAGTGGTTGGTCTTTGTGCTGATCTCACCGATTCCACGCAGATGCATCTTTTTAAAGCCAAGTTCGCACAGCGTTTTGTGGAGATGGGCGTAGCGGAGCAAAATCTTGCGGCGGTAGCGAGTGGTATGGCGGCCATGGGCAAGATTCCTTTCATTACTTCCTACGCGATGTTCAGTCCAGGACGTAACTGGGAGCAGATCCGTACCACCATCTGCTACAACGATCGACCTGTGAAGATAGTGGGTTCGCATGCAGGTGTTTCCGTGGGACCGGACGGCGGTACGCATCAGGCCATCGAGGATATCGCCATCATGCGCGTCATCCCGCGGATGGTAGTGATTTCTCCGTGCGACAGCATTGAAGCCAAGAAAGCCACTGTCGCCGCAGCCAAGACCAAGACTCCGGTATATATCCGCTTGGCGCGTGAGAAGACTCCCATCATTACCACGGAGGATACGCCGTTTGAGATAGGGAAGGCGCAGGTACTGTGGACGAGCGAGAAGCCTGCGGTAACCATCGTCGCGGTGGGTGCTTTGGTGCATAAGGCGCTCGTGGCCGCTAAGCAGCTTGAGAGTGAGGGGGTGCAGACGGAGGTTATTAATCTTTCGACCATCAAACCTTTAGACAAAGAGACACTACTTCAGTCTGTTCGTAAGACACACAAGGTAGTAACCGTAGAAGAGCATCAGGTGGCTGGCGGCATGGGCTCGGCGGTAGCAGAACTCCTTGGAGAGGAGGAGCCAGCGAGAATTACCTTTGTCGGTGTACGCGATGTCTTCGGTCAATCAGGCAAGCCTGAGGAGCTTCTGGAACACTACGGGATGGGGGTGAGCCACATAGTTGCGGCAGCGAAGAGTCTCTAA
- a CDS encoding DUF1653 domain-containing protein — MELNPGQVWRHYKGNHYKIICLGKHSETGEELVAYMRQEDGKIYFRPLKIFFSEVEWEGKKMPRFVLC; from the coding sequence ATGGAACTCAACCCCGGGCAAGTGTGGCGGCACTACAAGGGTAATCACTACAAGATTATCTGCTTGGGCAAACATTCTGAAACGGGAGAAGAGCTGGTTGCCTATATGCGCCAAGAAGATGGCAAAATATATTTTCGCCCACTCAAGATTTTCTTCAGCGAGGTAGAATGGGAGGGCAAAAAGATGCCTAGGTTCGTACTATGTTGA
- a CDS encoding 50S ribosomal protein L25: protein MITLEVKRRTIIGKAGSRLPETVMPAVFYGHKEATTPIELSRGLFKKAWKEAGESSVVILKDGERELETLIQAVDFDPIKGEPRHADFYVLEKGKKVQVAVQIHFEGVPEAVKSLGGILVKVLHELEVEAMPKDLPHALTVDVTGLSTFESQILVKDIVLPAGVVAMADPEEVVAAITQPHEEKADETPMNLEDIEVEKKGKKEEEGEEGAEEKGDK, encoded by the coding sequence ATGATTACTCTCGAAGTCAAACGCCGCACAATCATCGGTAAGGCCGGATCCCGCCTTCCCGAGACGGTTATGCCTGCTGTTTTCTACGGTCACAAGGAGGCGACCACCCCGATCGAGCTCTCTCGCGGGCTCTTCAAGAAGGCCTGGAAGGAGGCTGGCGAGTCTTCCGTGGTCATCCTCAAGGACGGCGAGCGCGAACTCGAGACCCTCATCCAGGCGGTAGACTTTGACCCTATCAAGGGCGAGCCTCGCCACGCTGATTTTTACGTACTAGAGAAGGGCAAGAAGGTGCAGGTTGCCGTACAGATACACTTCGAAGGCGTACCGGAGGCGGTCAAGAGCCTCGGCGGTATCCTGGTGAAAGTGCTCCATGAGCTTGAGGTTGAAGCGATGCCGAAGGATCTCCCGCACGCACTCACGGTGGATGTGACCGGTCTCTCTACCTTTGAGAGCCAGATTCTGGTGAAGGACATCGTCCTCCCAGCAGGTGTCGTCGCTATGGCAGATCCTGAGGAAGTAGTCGCTGCTATCACTCAGCCTCACGAAGAGAAGGCGGACGAGACTCCGATGAACCTGGAGGACATCGAAGTGGAGAAGAAGGGCAAGAAGGAAGAGGAAGGAGAAGAAGGAGCAGAGGAAAAGGGCGACAAGTAA